From the Haladaptatus sp. DJG-WS-42 genome, the window TACGAAGACGACGCGACGTTCTTAGACGCCGTCTCTGAGTTCCTCGCGGGCGAAGTCGATGCGTTCCCGGAGACGGAGACGCTCTATCTGCTCGAACCATCGCTCGTGACGAACGCGCCAGGAGACGGCGATGACGCCCACGCGAGCGAAGCGATTGACGCCGTGGCAAGCGCGACGGACGCAGACGTCGTTGTCCACACCCACTACGGCGCGCTCACCGAGAAAGTCCACGCACACCTCCTCGACGCCGACGTAGACGCAATTGGCTACGACTTCATCTCGAACCACGAAGAGAACCTCTACAACATCAACGAGTACGGCACGAAATCCGCGATTTCGCTCGGTCTGCTCGACGGGCAGAACACTCTCGTCGAAACGCCGGAGAAAATCAACGAGCGCGTCGATTGGGTGCTCGACAACACCCCCGCCGCCTCGTTCGACACCGTGTACATGACACCAAACACAGAGCTGTTCTACCTGCCGGTGAACAAATACCAAGAAAAACTCGCCGCACTCGGCGAGGCGGCCGCCCTGCGCGCGGAGGTGACCACGGCATGACCCGTGAACAGTTCCGCCCCGCAGACCACCCGAACGAGAACTTCATCCTGACGACGGTCGTCGGGAGCTACCCGAAGCCAAAGTGGCTAGACCGCGTTCGCACCCTGTACCACGACGAGAA encodes:
- a CDS encoding 5-methyltetrahydropteroyltriglutamate--homocysteine methyltransferase, whose protein sequence is MTEFVATTPGLFPLPDWAKDELSDLKGHQKEDLVSGNEGPEITAVIDRARTAVIEDQQNAGLDRTVEGQLRWDDMLAHPLAVHENVETHGIVRYYDNNNFYRDPVVTGELTFSGDVAAELDATAEQADNLQAVLPGPYSLCDLATNEYYEDDATFLDAVSEFLAGEVDAFPETETLYLLEPSLVTNAPGDGDDAHASEAIDAVASATDADVVVHTHYGALTEKVHAHLLDADVDAIGYDFISNHEENLYNINEYGTKSAISLGLLDGQNTLVETPEKINERVDWVLDNTPAASFDTVYMTPNTELFYLPVNKYQEKLAALGEAAALRAEVTTA